The sequence below is a genomic window from Hydractinia symbiolongicarpus strain clone_291-10 chromosome 10, HSymV2.1, whole genome shotgun sequence.
TTACTTATAAAACATGTGTATTTATTTCTATGACAATAAAAAGCTTACTATGTATATGCGCGCTAATTGGTTACTGTAAAGATATGACAGGAGCAAGTAGAAGGCGGGAAAATGAAGCTAAATTTTGTcgttaaataaaacaaaacgtgtagtattttttttaacttctcaCCTACACCGACGTTTCTTATTAATAAACGCCAATCTTTTAACCTTGTTTTTCTACCTTTTGACGTGTAATGGGGACTTTGCTTTTGTAAAATACATGATCCAACAACGATCCAAAACCGCAGCGACGTCGATAAGCAAATAGTCCGTAGACGAGGTTAAGAACGATCTACTTATTAACATTCAAATTATTgacgtgttttttttctttactttttcttttttcctacATTTCTACTACTGCTAGttggtaaatatatatatttaaaatctgAGCCAACATTAGTCAAACCTAGACCACAATTCatcgaaataaaaacaattggtaacttgtttttatatgtgataaattttcaagcaattatttttaaaaaaaatcgcaatACCCCGGATTTTACACTCTAGTTTTAGCGAATACATCTTCCCCAGACTAAATACCATTAAAATCTTTGTACctaaaagttacaaaatttaCCTCGGTTGCGTAgcgccaacctcgtccccagggcatcttgtttcttttctgaccctgggacgcatgttcgtatcgccgtcccagggtcagaaaagatacaagatgccctggggacgaggttggcgcTACGCAACCCAGCTCctgtttctctttttttatctcGCTGTTCTGGTATAAAAGAAATTAcaggccctgggaacgaggttttgCGCAACGCACAACATTAAGGGCTGTTTCAAAAAAGAGATTATGATAAAGTTGTTCTTCCTTCTTGAGTTAAAAAGCTAAAAGCAAActgcaaaataacaattttttcaacctcgatcccagggctcttttttctctttttggcgTCCTTATATCaaaacgagaaaaaagagccctgggattgaggttgcaattttccttaaaaaatttaattatttctttcATTAATTTCATCTATTACGCATTTTAGCAACATTCAATTTCATCGGACAGCATATCATACGACTCGATCTCTTCCGAATCTTTTCAAGAGCAGCCAGTACAGGGAAACATAGTTTCTAGAGTGGCAGGTGGAGCATATAATGCCACAACAACTATTATTGGTGGAGCAAAGAATGTAGCGGTACCTGTTCTTGGCAATGCTGCTTGGTTCACTGGCGCGGCGTTAACAACCTCTTTTGGAGTGGTAAAAAGTGTAGGCTCGTACGTTGTACCTGCCAGGTTTAAACCGGCTGGATCCAAAGACAAATCCGATTAAATCGGATTAAATATTGAGTTTGGCAACTGCAGAAGAAAACGAGGCAATGACATCCGTGGTTACAACTGCATTATACAATGTAATTTTTATATGATATGACTGACTTCCTTACTTGAACCTAGTCCTTGTGTCGGGAAAGCGCTGGCGCTATTCCTCGCTGCTTTCGTTACGAAAATAAGGATAAAGAAACTTCTTAGGCTTTCCGAAAACTTGTATACATATATTAGTCTATCATCTACACAATCTGGCTCCTAGAAGGCCTAGGAACGAAGTTGTAATCTACACAGGCTCATTCCAAAATTAATAACAGGGAAACATACATCGTCTGCAATAAAAGcttataaatttatatatatttaattttgttcTATTTTAACGTATTGTTGCGACAAAAAATATACATGCATTaaaatgttattgttttgtCTTGTCCACTTGTAACCAATACGATTAGTTTGTAAGTGGATGTCACTGTGAAACGTCCTGATTATTTAAGGAGACAAACGCGCTGGAAACCAGACTGCTCTCTCCAAAACCCCAATATTGCAAATTGATCATGATTGGCTGTTACCAATGGTGGATCTTAGACGTACCATAGTTCGTGTAAAAAACTAGTTTTTTATATGCATTATACGCAACGTTGAGATTAGAAGACAGAGGGAAAGGGAGGGGGTCTATTTTTTAAATCGCTTAAATGCATTTAAATTTGCCcctaaaaatgtaaagtaatcGTACGTCGTACGCCGCTTGGTGTGAAAGCATTCAGTCTTAAATAACGTCATAAATAACGCCCGAAGTTCAAAATGGCTAATTTCGCGCAAAACGGCTAACCAGGTCAAATTTTCAGGTCTTTACTGCTTTTCCAGaaaattattcatttttcaTCCATGCGCAGCAAAAAAATGCAGCTAATTTTATCTGCCCACATATGTATTGTGCAGCaagtttaaaattcaaaatgtctTTGAAGAGAACAAATACAAGCTTGCATTGCTTTACTTCGCGACGAGGATGTTTCCTCAACAAAAAAACGAACCGTATGGTAAAACCTTGGCTCCAACAGAGAAGTGAACAAGGAATGTATCACAATCTTTTTCAAGAGTTACGTTTGGGCGATGTTACATCATACAAGGAGTATATACCGATGGAACGACTCCGTTTTAAATATTCTTCATCAGTGAACAGCGTGTTTTTATTATGAAAAGGCATTATATTTATGCCGTAGAAACATAAATTTGCTGGATAAAAATGTTGCACTTATGGGTCACAAGAAAATATGCTGCGAAAGGTCGATTTTtgctgcaaaagaaaaaaaatgctgcAGGAACTTTGCTGCAATATCAAATCAATTTAATACTGCTACAGAGCTTCTACAGAATTTTTTTGCTGCAAAAAGTACAAATTGCAGCACGTTGCAAGTAGGTGTCACGTGCAGCATTTTTTATCCTAAAATAAACATGATTTCTAGGACATTTTCAATTAGTTATCGAAATTCCAAATATATCCAGGACGAACTTTTTTCTTGGGGACTGTGGTCGCCATGTATAACAATCATTGTATCATCACAATCTTGTTGATCGAGACAAAAGGAGGGATAAACCATCCATgtttaaaaggaaaaatataaaGTCGTGTTTGTCGTGACTGACTACCGCGACCTTCAAGTCAAGAAGATCTAATCTATTCATTTTCGGAAAGAAGGAAATAAGCAGTTTTCATAACATAATGTGTATGAAACACGATGCATTTGTTTGCATcacttattaaaaaacaaaaaaatcgagacaacgacaactacaacaaTTGTACAATATTGAAccgtaaaaacatataaaaaacaaccagcattatttaaataaaaaatcagaATATTGCAACCCTGTTGCTGAAATACAATCGCCTAAACCAACAGTTCTTTTCGGATGTTTACAGACAAGTACAACACTAAAATGAAATTCCGCACCATTGTGTTCCCAAGAAATCACTGGATTTGCTTTATCTCGTTTCACAAGATTCCTTCTCAATTCCCAAAATTTCACGGATCTAGCAAATACCTTAGGGGTTCTTAATTCTACATCGATACTATCTAAATGTTCTTTGTTGCACGCTTGGCGTGACGCCGCCCTAGAACCAGCAGCTGTGGCGGCTAAACTATTGCTCCATGATTCAGGAAACGCAGCTATTATATGATATGTTAAACAATGAAAATGAATCCGAGTAAGTCTGGAACTAACAGAGCCGTAACGTTCGTTTTTTCCAAATACTTGGAGCAACCAGTCGAGTGAATCAGCCATGAGTCCTAAACGGAAGTAATAAGGCGTATTTATGATACAGCAAAGAAAATTACATTCCTAGGTCAAATAatctataataatatataatctataaataataataagagCAGAGTgacatataaaaaccttttatGACTTCGTGAGCAATTACAAaattaaatagataaataaaaaagaaaaagaacctATTTCTGGTGGCCACTGCGCCAATTCATCACTGCCACCAGGACCATCAAGTGAGGTCGACAAAAATGCTAACTCCTGTTCATTCAAACCTATCGAATCTACAACTGGAAAAATAGTTTGCGCCACATCTTTCATAAACGTTGCCGACGTCATACTAGCTAGTTCTAAATGTATGGGCGTATCCTCAGAGATAGCTTCTAGACGATGTCGCAACTCACTCAACTTTTCTTGTCGAATCTTGTCAGATTGACCTTCTAGTAAGTGAAGACCAGATATGACTATTAGTTCCGGTTGAAAGTCAATTAACGAATCTAAATATAAAGACAACGAAAATTAGAATGTGAACAAGAAATTTTTTATCGACAAAATGGAAAGTATTGcagcagaaaaaaaaaatttgaagattAACTGGATACTAGCAAAAGCGTTTACCAATTGAATTCACGGTAACTTATgatataaatttgacaaaaataagcaaaaatcaAGCAATAGACTTCAACCAAAATCTGTTGCTACTttctttaagataaaaaaataaatagaaggCACTGACGAAATAACAagacacattttttaaattatccttttaATCAGGCAATAAAATGTCTAGGCAAAACATTGTATCAATCACTTACCAAAAAATTTCTCCATTGCTGTCATCTGACCATTAGCAGAATCATGTGTAATAATAAACCTGTTGGCACACGATGCTTTTTGCTCTCCCCATTTCTCTTCTTTACCATATTCTAAAATCAAATGATATTCATCACTGGCTTGTCGCAACGCTTTGGGTATGACTATTCTTTTGTCAAGCATTGCTTCTAATTTTGGTCCAATTGGTCCACCAAGGAGAATCTATTGCGAGAAAAAAAAGGTTATAATTACAATGTTTttctaaaacatgttttttataagaacgtttAAATTTTCAGATGAGGTtggatttgtttattttttttacacctcTTAGgctgtttttcttaaaaatagggAAACATACAGTCAGATTCACCGATGATTGTTGATGTTGAAGTTAACCTATTGTAAGACCATACACAGATAATAGTAAAAAGGACAAAAAACAGAAGAAATAATTGTTTCTTAGTAGCTGGCCTAACACCTATGAAGGAGTTCAGGCCGAAtatgttaaaacaaaataatttatggCGAAATCTCAGCCTAATAAACTAGTGTAAGTGTGGCTGGTTGTTGATTATTGAGAATCTAgttgtattttataaaaaaaagatttggtcATTAAACACTTTACACTTTAACATATTTTACACTTTAACAAATATAATGTAGAATGTGTGTATTAGTGTACTGTCAGGAGCAGGAAGAATAATCACCAAGCACCAACAATACTGACCTACCagaattagaaatatatatatagtgaaACTTACAGAACTATTCGAGTTTGAGTATATCATCTTCAACCCCATTAAAGCTGCATTACCACCCACGTCAtactaaagaaaagaaaagaataaaatattttaacatctGCAAAGTGCAAAACTTGTGACCTTCTTGTTTACCTAAATTTTCCTGACAAACACCAGATGGAAGTAGATAAAATTCCACACATGTAAAAATAGATGATTGAAATAcgtaaaaatattttaggtATTGCTAGTATACTGAATGAGTTACAATAGCACACTAAAGGCATTAATTAAAGGCATAAAAAAACCCAAGACCCAATTAAACTCCTTAAAAGATTCCgactttttttaaacaagatcaaacttttattttttttcctacaCTTGTTAACAATTCTGTCATTTTCCTGACCCCTCCATAAGTGAGTACCTtattaagggaattaattttcgggGATTTTTCAAgtcaattttacaaaaattagttcacacaaaaaattatttgaaactTGTTATTTGCGAAAAATTCATTCCTGTCAAATtcctttttgaaaaacattatACACTAATGTCTTCTTCTGAATAATTTAATGTGAATTTCAACTTTAGCAGTCTTGTCTCATCATAATTTCCAAAGAGTGTAAAAAATTAGATGTTTTTGCAAGCATTCTATTAACCTGAAAAGTCACAAAAAGGAAGTTTTTATTGAGAAATTCACACAAAAAACACAAAGTAATGTAAAGAGATCAACCATTAGATTATGATAAGTAGATACACAAACAATAACGCACACATAACTCCTAATAAATACACCAAATCATGCCCTTAAATATATTACTATGTAAGAAAGCCGAGGCTTACTTGTGCATTTGAAATTCTTTTGGCAGCTGCCACAATCTTGTCAAACACTTCTTTTGATGAAACAAATCTTTCAGCAGCTGCACATCTTTTAAAGTAAAACTGAAAGCACTCCTCCAAATCTTCCAGAGAAGAGATTGTATCATGGTTTTGAGGTCCAGAACTTGGCTTTATATTTAGTTCGCTGAACAATTTCAGTGCAGATACAATTAAGTCCACATTTGCATTCaccctaaaaaaaatttaaacaaaggtTATTAAATTAGCTTTCCCATAAAAAAGTAGTATGCATTATTCGAGAATTACAAACAACTCCAAAGG
It includes:
- the LOC130612219 gene encoding uncharacterized protein LOC130612219; the protein is MEDNHNQHSISSDSISYDSISSESFQEQPVQGNIVSRVAGGAYNATTTIIGGAKNVAVPVLGNAAWFTGAALTTSFGVVKSVGSYVVPARFKPAGSKDKSD
- the LOC130612493 gene encoding ADP-dependent glucokinase-like yields the protein MASFVEHFVITSLIALLIYSNKSYIKNVFFTREDNAMIGLEDAISNSTSKYKKVAVGVNANVDLIVSALKLFSELNIKPSSGPQNHDTISSLEDLEECFQFYFKRCAAAERFVSSKEVFDKIVAAAKRISNAQYDVGGNAALMGLKMIYSNSNSSILLGGPIGPKLEAMLDKRIVIPKALRQASDEYHLILEYGKEEKWGEQKASCANRFIITHDSANGQMTAMEKFFDSLIDFQPELIVISGLHLLEGQSDKIRQEKLSELRHRLEAISEDTPIHLELASMTSATFMKDVAQTIFPVVDSIGLNEQELAFLSTSLDGPGGSDELAQWPPEIGLMADSLDWLLQVFGKNERYGSVSSRLTRIHFHCLTYHIIAAFPESWSNSLAATAAGSRAASRQACNKEHLDSIDVELRTPKVFARSVKFWELRRNLVKRDKANPVISWEHNGAEFHFSVVLVCKHPKRTVGLGDCISATGLQYSDFLFK